A genomic window from Sulfurospirillum multivorans DSM 12446 includes:
- a CDS encoding sensor histidine kinase encodes MIKYLSMRYKFFLMASLGICAIVTLSFLAFDITNKGVVNVNNVFEGSKRVQTIQQTYILPLFKLREQSLSLIMAPNEDLRKDILTKINEMHLQMETPFSKLPAQVYSQWKNYVGLILANQAYLKEDFEEGAFINANTAERDQFYALMDSLEVLQQNELTHSSETYSKANREAINSRYFIAVWLIIIVLLTFMFGFFIAKNIVDSILHVRRGLREFFDYLKSPSTEEATRIHIPLTNKDELGDMARQINQNIEIIQANLEQDSKLIEDATNVVEDLKLGNLNRRLVASGNSDQLNLLKAVMNEMLDNLELRIQQEIDERTRQEQLLIQQSKLAAMGNMIGNIAHQWRQPLGEINALLMIIQVRQHFDDFNEAFLTEKIDECNRITAYMSNTISDFQNFFKPSKDKEIFEINDACERASSIIQASLRYHSIEFSFEASETIQVLGYPNEFAQALLNILSNAKDVLTDRQIENPFIHMSVKNGEKYTLIKIEDNGGGISKEHFERIFEPYFTTKHAKQGTGIGLYMTKMIIENNMNGIVTVKNTEHGALFTIKIKHH; translated from the coding sequence ATGATTAAGTATCTCTCCATGCGCTATAAATTTTTTCTGATGGCATCTTTGGGCATTTGTGCGATTGTCACGCTCTCTTTTTTAGCCTTTGACATTACCAACAAAGGTGTGGTCAATGTCAACAATGTTTTTGAAGGCTCCAAGCGGGTTCAGACGATACAGCAGACCTATATTTTGCCACTGTTTAAGCTTCGCGAACAATCGCTCTCACTGATTATGGCGCCCAATGAAGACCTACGCAAAGATATTCTCACTAAAATCAATGAGATGCACCTTCAAATGGAAACACCCTTTAGCAAACTTCCTGCACAAGTGTATTCTCAATGGAAAAACTACGTCGGATTGATCTTAGCCAATCAAGCCTACCTCAAAGAGGATTTTGAAGAGGGGGCGTTTATTAATGCCAACACAGCGGAGCGCGACCAGTTTTATGCACTTATGGATTCACTCGAAGTGTTGCAACAAAATGAGCTCACCCACTCGTCTGAAACGTACTCAAAAGCCAATCGTGAGGCGATCAATTCGCGCTATTTTATTGCGGTTTGGTTGATTATTATCGTGCTTTTGACCTTTATGTTTGGCTTTTTTATTGCTAAAAATATTGTCGATTCTATTTTACATGTAAGACGTGGACTGAGAGAATTTTTTGACTACTTGAAGTCGCCTTCCACCGAAGAGGCGACGCGCATTCACATTCCGCTGACCAATAAAGATGAGTTGGGCGATATGGCGAGGCAGATCAACCAGAACATCGAGATCATTCAAGCCAATTTAGAGCAAGACAGCAAACTCATCGAAGATGCAACGAATGTCGTGGAAGACCTCAAACTAGGGAATCTAAACCGAAGACTCGTGGCTTCGGGTAACTCCGATCAGCTCAATTTACTCAAAGCTGTGATGAATGAGATGCTGGATAATTTGGAGCTGCGCATTCAACAAGAGATCGATGAGCGCACCCGTCAAGAACAGCTGTTGATTCAGCAAAGCAAACTCGCCGCGATGGGCAATATGATCGGTAATATCGCGCATCAATGGAGACAACCCTTAGGTGAAATCAATGCGCTTTTGATGATCATTCAAGTGAGACAACACTTTGATGACTTTAATGAAGCGTTCTTAACAGAGAAAATTGATGAGTGTAACCGCATCACGGCGTACATGTCCAACACGATCAGCGATTTTCAAAATTTCTTTAAACCCTCCAAAGACAAAGAGATTTTTGAGATCAATGATGCGTGTGAGCGGGCGAGCTCTATCATCCAAGCCTCGCTTCGCTACCACTCGATCGAGTTTTCGTTTGAAGCAAGCGAAACGATTCAGGTGCTTGGCTATCCCAACGAATTTGCCCAAGCACTTTTGAATATTCTCTCCAATGCCAAAGATGTTCTCACGGATAGGCAGATTGAAAATCCGTTCATTCACATGAGCGTAAAAAACGGCGAAAAATACACGCTGATTAAGATCGAAGACAACGGTGGAGGCATTTCAAAAGAGCATTTTGAGCGTATTTTTGAGCCTTACTTTACCACTAAACATGCTAAACAAGGTACGGGAATTGGACTTTATATGACTAAGATGATCATCGAAAACAATATGAATGGCATCGTAACGGTTAAAAATACCGAGCATGGCGCGCTTTTTACGATCAAGATAAAGCATCATTAA
- a CDS encoding OprD family outer membrane porin yields MKLANLSVAALCLAGLSTCSFGADTLADAFKEGKISGELKAFYWDRDRNPSINSASIFNTGVVLGYTTCSYNGFSLGLTGQANSAPFASGTAKTQFGWDEYGSGAQLSEAYLAYSAGKTTVQVGRMFLNTPLIASLGNRIVKEAFEGANIVNTDLPNTTLTAAYVQKFQAQTDGAGNIGKFTTYNNPYGVSPLLEDGAYTLVAVNKSITGLTLTAAYAEDLETNGAMAYAEAAYSVAVNAFIYGLSAQYYYSDKEVTGSKDADLYGLKANLGYGALSGYVAYTTVSKDATVTPGIGWGADLAYTGTIILSSSYPANTDAYAIGLGYAFTPTTTLGTSYTITDDDDLSYGKASYVSLTGNYAFDGALKGLSFLVMYDKEYRDLAGAQDKDEFRFSASYKF; encoded by the coding sequence ATGAAATTGGCAAATCTTAGTGTGGCAGCGCTGTGTCTTGCAGGACTTAGCACCTGTTCTTTTGGTGCCGATACCTTAGCGGATGCTTTCAAAGAGGGCAAAATCAGTGGTGAACTCAAAGCATTTTACTGGGATCGCGACCGCAATCCTTCTATCAATTCAGCTTCCATCTTCAACACGGGCGTCGTACTTGGTTACACCACATGCTCATACAATGGCTTTAGCCTTGGCTTAACAGGGCAAGCCAACAGTGCGCCATTTGCAAGTGGCACGGCTAAAACGCAGTTTGGTTGGGATGAGTACGGCTCAGGTGCACAACTTTCCGAAGCCTATTTAGCGTACAGTGCGGGCAAAACCACCGTTCAAGTCGGACGCATGTTTTTAAATACACCACTTATCGCTTCTTTGGGCAATCGTATCGTTAAAGAGGCATTTGAAGGTGCAAACATCGTCAATACCGATCTTCCCAACACAACATTAACCGCAGCCTACGTGCAAAAATTCCAAGCGCAAACCGATGGAGCGGGCAACATCGGCAAATTTACCACCTATAATAATCCTTACGGGGTCTCACCACTCTTGGAAGATGGTGCATACACCCTCGTTGCGGTCAATAAAAGCATCACAGGATTAACCTTAACCGCGGCGTATGCGGAAGACTTGGAAACCAACGGAGCGATGGCGTACGCAGAAGCGGCGTACAGTGTTGCCGTGAATGCTTTTATCTACGGCTTGAGCGCACAATACTACTACAGCGACAAAGAGGTCACGGGGAGCAAAGATGCTGATCTTTACGGCTTAAAAGCAAACCTAGGGTATGGCGCACTCAGTGGTTATGTCGCGTACACAACTGTGAGCAAAGATGCTACCGTGACACCGGGCATTGGTTGGGGCGCAGACCTTGCGTATACAGGAACCATCATTCTCTCCAGCAGTTACCCTGCCAATACCGATGCTTATGCCATCGGGCTTGGCTACGCGTTTACGCCTACGACAACGCTTGGGACAAGTTATACGATAACCGATGATGATGACCTCTCGTATGGCAAAGCATCGTATGTTTCACTCACGGGCAATTACGCCTTTGATGGCGCGCTCAAGGGGCTCAGTTTCCTTGTGATGTACGATAAAGAGTACCGTGATTTAGCAGGGGCTCAAGACAAAGATGAGTTTAGATTTAGTGCCAGTTATAAGTTCTAA
- a CDS encoding methyl-accepting chemotaxis protein — translation MLKTIKAKTIFTLFVATLGTLGILFFLISYDFEKLAKSQFKTSSTMLSSAFFQTIKESMNSGDPQVIATTIQNAASISGVTQLKVYKSPSVKELFASPKDEPIPAKLEPLLHQHTEFFEEFKEKDQEYIRIALPLKAEVSCLSCHANAKENDVLGVSELIISTQTSKESIFRAKLRIVFFMALAVALILISFSLFFKKEIFGVIETLRLMVYNVAKGDCDLTKRLEIKQYDELGVVSSLINEFLSKIQTTLHDVKISSSLNQESAQALRTIASSVVEKIASQIDAIAQVHRSIMAIRSETNESYSLSQISSTNLQEARKSLGQLFCELEASVAAIQYDSEHESALADKMTQLTTHATQIKTVLETIEEIASQTNLLSLNAAIEAARAGEHGRGFAVVADEVRKLAEKTQKSLEEISLVVHAITTGILEISAEIQKSSENATAISLNSQTLIDEAKKSDAKLLLATHNADETMQKNSQTLHHLEALVDVAHTMVHLAEETQETTLGLQTICTEQAKKSDDLKSMLQAFRTQK, via the coding sequence ATGTTAAAAACAATTAAAGCTAAAACTATTTTTACGCTCTTTGTTGCAACGCTTGGTACGCTTGGTATTTTATTTTTTTTAATATCGTATGACTTTGAAAAATTGGCTAAAAGTCAATTTAAAACCTCTTCAACGATGCTCTCTTCTGCCTTTTTTCAAACCATCAAAGAGAGTATGAACTCCGGCGATCCACAAGTAATCGCAACTACCATTCAAAATGCGGCATCTATTTCGGGTGTAACGCAACTGAAAGTGTATAAAAGTCCATCGGTTAAAGAGCTTTTTGCAAGCCCGAAAGATGAGCCGATTCCTGCAAAATTAGAGCCGCTTTTACACCAACACACAGAGTTTTTTGAAGAGTTTAAAGAAAAAGATCAAGAGTACATACGCATAGCGCTTCCTCTCAAAGCCGAAGTATCGTGTCTTAGCTGCCATGCCAATGCGAAAGAAAATGATGTTTTAGGTGTGAGCGAACTGATTATCTCGACACAAACATCTAAAGAGAGTATTTTTCGTGCCAAACTGCGCATTGTCTTTTTTATGGCATTAGCGGTAGCCCTTATCTTGATAAGTTTTTCGCTCTTTTTTAAAAAAGAGATTTTTGGTGTCATTGAAACGTTACGGTTGATGGTTTATAACGTGGCAAAAGGTGATTGTGATTTAACAAAACGCCTTGAGATTAAGCAGTACGATGAACTAGGGGTTGTTTCATCGCTTATCAATGAGTTCTTATCCAAAATACAAACGACACTTCACGATGTTAAAATAAGCTCCTCCCTCAATCAAGAGTCTGCCCAAGCCTTAAGAACGATTGCATCTTCTGTTGTTGAAAAGATTGCTTCGCAAATTGATGCGATTGCGCAAGTTCACCGTTCCATCATGGCAATACGCAGTGAAACAAATGAGTCGTATTCCCTCTCTCAAATAAGCTCTACGAATCTACAAGAAGCACGAAAATCGCTCGGTCAGCTCTTTTGTGAGCTTGAAGCTTCCGTTGCAGCTATACAGTATGATAGTGAGCACGAAAGTGCATTAGCCGATAAAATGACACAATTAACCACGCATGCCACACAGATCAAAACGGTTTTAGAGACGATTGAAGAGATTGCGTCGCAAACCAATCTGCTCTCTTTAAATGCGGCGATTGAGGCAGCGCGTGCGGGTGAGCATGGAAGAGGATTTGCCGTGGTGGCAGATGAAGTGCGTAAGTTGGCAGAGAAGACTCAAAAAAGCCTCGAAGAGATCAGTCTTGTCGTGCATGCTATTACCACAGGTATTTTGGAAATTAGCGCTGAAATTCAAAAGAGCTCTGAAAATGCCACAGCTATCTCGCTAAACTCTCAAACGTTGATTGATGAGGCAAAGAAGTCTGATGCAAAGCTTTTGTTGGCAACCCATAATGCAGACGAGACCATGCAAAAAAATAGCCAAACACTGCATCATCTTGAAGCCTTGGTTGATGTGGCACACACCATGGTTCACCTCGCAGAGGAGACTCAAGAGACAACGCTCGGTTTACAAACCATTTGCACGGAGCAAGCAAAGAAGAGTGATGATTTAAAAAGCATGCTTCAAGCCTTTCGTACCCAAAAATAA
- a CDS encoding c-type cytochrome produces MREIKILAIVLFFTAVTYWGVEPYAHSQMHPHVAPADFSFKDIEPLHVNGNIENGQVLVEANCIACHSIKTLGLEAPMSVEDAASAYGVVPPDLSHAGVIYDKNYLAGFLKDPVGATKLSHKFGDAKPYAMPSYSFLSEQEIADIVAYLKNSVATKASDKTVFEEACGRCHSMKYDGLKAQTPASSLKSYLGAEAPDVSMMIRSKKAEYLSTFINEPLKMVEGIAMPRVGLTEASQDQVINYMESVGDRKKAERESLGLKLIGFMAIFTLIAYLWKVQIWKEVE; encoded by the coding sequence ATGAGAGAGATCAAAATTTTAGCCATTGTGCTTTTCTTTACCGCCGTGACCTATTGGGGTGTGGAGCCGTATGCGCATTCGCAAATGCACCCGCATGTTGCACCTGCTGACTTTAGTTTTAAAGACATAGAGCCTTTACATGTAAACGGAAATATCGAAAACGGTCAAGTGCTGGTCGAAGCCAATTGCATTGCGTGTCATAGCATTAAAACTCTAGGTCTGGAAGCGCCTATGAGCGTTGAAGATGCGGCGAGTGCCTATGGTGTCGTGCCTCCAGATCTCAGTCATGCGGGAGTAATTTACGATAAAAATTACCTCGCAGGCTTTTTAAAAGACCCTGTGGGTGCGACCAAACTTTCGCATAAATTTGGGGATGCAAAACCGTATGCGATGCCTAGTTACAGCTTTTTAAGCGAGCAAGAGATTGCTGATATTGTGGCGTATCTTAAAAATAGTGTCGCTACAAAGGCGTCCGATAAAACGGTCTTTGAAGAGGCGTGTGGCAGATGCCATAGCATGAAGTACGATGGACTTAAAGCCCAAACGCCTGCATCTTCGCTCAAAAGTTATTTAGGTGCGGAAGCTCCTGATGTGTCGATGATGATTCGCTCCAAAAAAGCGGAATATCTGAGCACGTTTATCAACGAACCGCTCAAAATGGTTGAGGGCATTGCCATGCCTCGTGTGGGACTCACCGAAGCGTCTCAAGATCAAGTGATCAACTACATGGAAAGTGTGGGAGACCGCAAAAAAGCGGAGCGTGAAAGCCTTGGCTTGAAGCTCATTGGATTTATGGCTATTTTTACCCTAATAGCGTATCTGTGGAAAGTTCAAATTTGGAAAGAGGTGGAGTAA
- a CDS encoding c-type cytochrome, producing MKIISKSLIIATTLAISAQANPLYTKCVACHGAAGEKAALNKSLIIKEMSKADFISAMKGYKDGSYGKDQKALMKAQVAALNDTQIEEIASFITKK from the coding sequence ATGAAAATTATCTCAAAATCACTTATTATTGCCACCACGTTGGCGATCAGTGCTCAAGCAAACCCACTGTATACCAAATGTGTTGCCTGTCATGGAGCCGCGGGTGAGAAAGCTGCTTTAAACAAAAGTTTGATTATCAAAGAGATGAGCAAGGCGGATTTCATAAGTGCCATGAAAGGCTATAAAGATGGCAGTTATGGCAAAGATCAAAAAGCGTTGATGAAAGCGCAAGTAGCAGCTCTAAACGATACTCAGATCGAAGAGATTGCCTCTTTTATCACGAAAAAATAG
- a CDS encoding Rieske 2Fe-2S domain-containing protein, translated as MATCQKRRDFIGMALTGVTAVGGVCALGAMKKSWDPLPSVQSAGFVTVDVSTIEEGEARSFAWRGKPIFVLRKSADTPKNAKRDVVIGEKVFTLVIGLCTHLGCIPSYDAKQKSFICACHGGVFDASGINTFGPPPRPLDIPPFKIAGETLVLGEEGEEYKKLTAKKA; from the coding sequence ATGGCAACGTGTCAAAAAAGACGTGATTTTATCGGAATGGCACTCACAGGCGTTACGGCTGTGGGTGGTGTTTGTGCATTGGGTGCTATGAAAAAGAGTTGGGACCCACTCCCAAGTGTCCAATCAGCTGGTTTCGTCACCGTCGATGTTTCTACGATAGAAGAAGGCGAGGCGCGCAGTTTTGCGTGGCGCGGGAAGCCTATCTTTGTGTTACGTAAAAGTGCGGATACGCCAAAAAATGCAAAGCGCGATGTGGTCATTGGTGAAAAAGTCTTTACATTGGTCATTGGCTTGTGTACCCATCTTGGTTGTATCCCTTCGTATGATGCGAAGCAAAAAAGTTTTATTTGCGCCTGTCACGGTGGCGTTTTTGATGCGAGTGGCATCAATACGTTTGGCCCGCCACCTCGTCCTTTGGATATTCCTCCCTTTAAAATTGCAGGTGAAACACTTGTCTTAGGTGAAGAAGGCGAAGAGTACAAAAAATTAACCGCGAAAAAAGCGTAG
- a CDS encoding cytochrome b, which yields MAEIRKSEGLIDWLDQRLAVKAFMRVMMTEYWIPKNINFLWAMGVVLVVLFGVLLVTGLLLLMYYKPDINLAFDSVNYTIMQEVEYGWLWRHMHGVAASATFLIIYIHLFTGIYYGSYKKGREMIWLTGMVLFIAFSAEAFSGYMLPWGQMSYWAAQVITNLFSGIPVIGDDVVIWIRGDYVVADATLTRFFMLHVVLLPLVIIVVIAVHFYSLRFPHVNNQESEVLNFEIESNKFLEGRKKESKVVPFWPVFLSKDFFVVGFFMTIFFALVCYQFDFAMDPINFEPANSMKTPAHIYPEWYFLWNYEVLRGFFFDIGGMAAMDIGLIAFVIANIVFMILPFLDRNPMNTAPAHKRPVFKYWFWLLVIDMIVLTVYGKLPPTGVNAWVGFVAAVVFLGLFIALPFITKHEAKGDAQ from the coding sequence ATGGCAGAAATACGAAAAAGCGAAGGCTTGATAGACTGGCTCGATCAACGTTTAGCAGTTAAAGCCTTTATGCGCGTGATGATGACCGAATACTGGATACCCAAAAATATCAATTTCCTCTGGGCAATGGGTGTGGTTTTGGTGGTTCTTTTTGGCGTGTTATTGGTAACGGGACTACTTTTATTGATGTACTACAAACCTGACATTAATCTCGCGTTTGATAGTGTAAATTACACGATTATGCAAGAGGTCGAGTACGGTTGGTTGTGGCGCCACATGCACGGCGTTGCGGCATCTGCGACATTTCTTATCATCTATATTCACCTTTTTACGGGCATTTATTATGGCTCTTACAAAAAAGGGCGTGAGATGATCTGGCTCACAGGCATGGTGCTGTTTATCGCCTTTTCCGCAGAAGCCTTTAGTGGCTATATGCTTCCTTGGGGGCAGATGAGTTACTGGGCGGCGCAAGTCATTACCAATCTTTTTAGCGGTATTCCTGTTATTGGGGATGATGTGGTCATCTGGATACGCGGTGATTATGTGGTGGCAGATGCGACGTTGACGCGCTTTTTTATGCTGCATGTGGTGTTGCTTCCTTTGGTGATTATCGTCGTGATTGCGGTGCATTTTTACTCACTTCGCTTTCCGCATGTGAATAATCAAGAGTCTGAAGTTTTGAACTTTGAGATTGAGTCCAACAAGTTTTTAGAAGGGCGCAAAAAAGAGTCTAAAGTCGTGCCATTCTGGCCTGTTTTCCTCTCCAAAGATTTCTTTGTCGTCGGCTTTTTTATGACGATTTTCTTTGCATTGGTCTGTTATCAGTTCGATTTTGCGATGGACCCGATCAATTTTGAGCCTGCAAACTCGATGAAAACGCCTGCGCATATCTACCCTGAGTGGTATTTTTTATGGAACTATGAGGTACTTCGAGGCTTTTTCTTTGACATTGGTGGTATGGCGGCGATGGACATTGGGTTGATTGCGTTTGTGATCGCCAACATTGTCTTTATGATCTTGCCATTTTTAGATCGCAATCCGATGAACACTGCCCCTGCGCACAAACGCCCCGTGTTTAAATACTGGTTTTGGCTTTTAGTGATCGATATGATCGTGCTCACGGTCTATGGCAAGCTTCCTCCCACTGGTGTGAATGCGTGGGTGGGTTTTGTGGCTGCGGTTGTTTTCTTAGGGCTGTTTATCGCCCTTCCATTCATTACCAAGCACGAAGCCAAAGGAGATGCACAATGA
- a CDS encoding ABC transporter substrate-binding protein produces MRCARLFLLLFVYVTFGNAQEWKNPFYYRSDDTASVLINERVKGSHIKVFLPTMPYLYVSKLVNGTLVRSSGNHEGWEYMMATSYTKIDDLTYEFSLRKGVLFQDGTPFNADSVVENFAYFMQDPVVYSDIHKRLKGVTKVDEHTIRIHLYKPYGLLFSDLTSINLYTSAYLKRYGWSTKEGSTCNSMQAPGPYGLGPYILKQGYATGRFQTPILELKANPNYYEIGLPYIENVTIYTELTSTQSVSMALEEERLDITPIPFNKKVETVLSKYARLYTKPSTHSISVYFNMLKPNSKLQDQNVRIALNKALNQANLLNFVYKKEGELAPTEASVNYRSVKLATENLQTWGERARQNPEEEKELKRILNGLELDVITMDRFMFLWRGIEYQLKKYGVTLHYTTTPNEKEIYEQLLTNRESPKKWDILTWGNDDWISHNPWTAFFAYRISDKWSAIEKDDLMQEYIEHFFDVEFQSPAFDEVVSKIVKRAYEKAYMLFVPSPNIVLAVNKEVSYEPSSVLLMPLWKAKLTKYHWSIRGNAAYPKEREAPMLPLRFNYD; encoded by the coding sequence ACTGCTTCAGTTCTGATAAATGAGCGCGTCAAGGGCTCGCACATTAAAGTTTTTTTACCCACTATGCCTTATTTGTACGTTTCAAAACTGGTCAATGGTACACTGGTTCGCTCTAGCGGAAATCATGAAGGGTGGGAGTATATGATGGCAACATCGTATACGAAGATAGACGATCTCACCTATGAATTTTCCCTGCGCAAAGGGGTTCTGTTTCAAGATGGAACACCGTTTAATGCAGACTCGGTGGTGGAAAATTTTGCCTATTTTATGCAAGACCCTGTGGTCTATTCGGATATTCATAAACGACTCAAAGGTGTAACCAAAGTCGATGAGCATACCATTCGCATTCATCTGTATAAACCCTATGGACTGCTTTTTAGCGATCTCACTTCCATCAATCTTTACACATCTGCCTATCTCAAACGTTACGGTTGGAGTACCAAAGAGGGCTCTACATGTAACAGCATGCAAGCTCCAGGTCCGTATGGATTAGGGCCTTATATTTTAAAGCAAGGGTACGCAACTGGGCGGTTTCAAACGCCTATTTTAGAGCTTAAAGCCAATCCTAATTATTATGAAATTGGGTTGCCATACATCGAAAATGTGACGATCTATACCGAACTAACCTCCACGCAATCGGTCAGTATGGCGTTGGAAGAAGAGCGATTGGATATTACGCCCATTCCGTTCAATAAAAAAGTAGAAACGGTGCTTTCCAAATACGCAAGGCTCTACACCAAACCCTCAACGCACAGCATCTCGGTCTATTTTAATATGCTCAAACCAAACAGCAAACTCCAAGATCAAAACGTACGCATCGCGCTCAATAAAGCGCTCAATCAAGCCAATCTGCTCAATTTTGTCTATAAAAAAGAGGGCGAGTTAGCCCCCACGGAAGCTTCGGTGAATTATCGCTCCGTAAAACTGGCTACAGAAAACCTGCAAACTTGGGGTGAGCGTGCGCGCCAAAACCCTGAAGAGGAAAAAGAACTCAAGAGAATTTTAAATGGATTGGAACTTGATGTCATCACGATGGATCGCTTTATGTTTTTGTGGCGGGGGATTGAATATCAGCTTAAAAAGTACGGTGTGACACTGCATTACACGACCACGCCGAATGAAAAAGAGATCTACGAGCAACTGCTTACCAATAGGGAATCCCCTAAAAAATGGGATATTTTGACATGGGGCAATGATGACTGGATCAGTCATAACCCGTGGACGGCGTTTTTTGCGTACCGCATCTCCGATAAATGGTCGGCGATCGAGAAAGACGATCTGATGCAAGAGTACATTGAGCACTTCTTCGATGTCGAATTTCAAAGTCCTGCCTTTGATGAGGTCGTTTCTAAAATTGTCAAGCGTGCGTATGAAAAGGCGTATATGCTTTTTGTACCCTCTCCAAACATCGTGTTAGCCGTAAATAAAGAGGTCTCGTATGAGCCTTCATCGGTTTTATTGATGCCTCTGTGGAAGGCAAAATTGACGAAATATCACTGGTCGATCAGGGGCAATGCGGCGTATCCAAAAGAGCGTGAAGCTCCCATGTTACCATTAAGGTTTAATTATGATTAA